The Xanthomonas sontii genome contains a region encoding:
- a CDS encoding MFS transporter, with protein MTASAPSPAEAAPHGAAAVFRVVTGNFLEMYDFMVYGFYATAIGHAFFPSHSAFASLMLSLATFGAGFLMRPIGALVLGGYIDRHGRRKGLILTLGLMSAGVLLIAFVPGYGTIGVLAPLLVLLGRLLQGFSAGAELGGVSVYLAEIATPGRRGFYVAWQSASQQVAVVFAAALGVALHALLSDSTMDSWGWRVPFAIGSLIVPLIFLIRRSLQETPEFAARQAPDLAGIARSLRANVGLILAGVGMVMMTTVSFYLITAYMPTYGRAELHLSELDSLVVTGCIGLSNFVWLPVMGALSDRIGRKPLLVFASVAMLLTVWPALQWLVDAPSFVRLLLVGEWLSLLYGAYNGAMVVALTEVMPAEVRTTGFSLAYSLATATMGGFTPAVSTWLIHTTHSRAAPALWLSLAALIGLACTLLLFRRQRGAGTLHAA; from the coding sequence CATGCGTTCTTCCCGTCGCATAGCGCGTTCGCTTCGCTGATGCTGTCGCTGGCCACGTTCGGCGCCGGCTTCCTGATGCGGCCGATCGGCGCGCTGGTGCTCGGCGGTTACATCGACCGGCACGGGCGTCGCAAGGGCCTGATCCTGACCCTGGGGCTGATGTCGGCCGGCGTGCTGCTGATCGCCTTCGTCCCCGGTTACGGCACCATCGGCGTGCTGGCGCCGTTGCTGGTGCTGCTCGGCCGCCTGCTGCAGGGCTTCTCCGCCGGCGCCGAGCTGGGCGGTGTGTCGGTGTATCTGGCCGAGATCGCCACGCCGGGCCGGCGCGGCTTCTACGTGGCCTGGCAGTCGGCCAGCCAGCAGGTGGCGGTGGTGTTCGCCGCTGCGCTCGGCGTGGCCCTGCACGCGCTGCTCTCCGACAGCACGATGGACAGCTGGGGCTGGCGCGTGCCGTTCGCCATCGGCAGCCTGATCGTGCCGCTGATCTTCCTGATCCGCCGCTCGCTGCAGGAAACCCCGGAGTTCGCCGCGCGTCAGGCCCCGGACCTGGCCGGCATCGCGCGCTCGCTGCGCGCCAATGTCGGATTGATCCTGGCCGGCGTGGGTATGGTGATGATGACCACCGTGTCGTTCTACCTGATCACCGCCTACATGCCGACCTACGGCCGCGCCGAGCTGCACCTGAGCGAGCTCGACAGCCTGGTGGTGACCGGCTGCATCGGCCTGTCCAATTTCGTGTGGCTGCCGGTGATGGGCGCGCTGAGCGACCGCATCGGCCGCAAGCCGCTGCTGGTGTTCGCCAGCGTGGCCATGCTGCTGACGGTGTGGCCGGCGCTGCAGTGGCTGGTCGACGCGCCCTCGTTCGTGCGGCTGCTGCTGGTCGGCGAGTGGCTGTCGCTGCTGTACGGTGCCTACAACGGTGCGATGGTGGTGGCGCTGACCGAGGTGATGCCGGCCGAGGTGCGCACCACCGGCTTCTCGCTGGCCTACAGCCTGGCCACTGCGACGATGGGCGGCTTCACCCCGGCGGTGTCCACCTGGCTGATCCACACCACCCACAGCCGTGCTGCCCCGGCGTTGTGGCTGTCGCTGGCGGCGCTGATCGGCCTGGCCTGCACCTTGCTGCTGTTCCGTCGCCAGCGCGGCGCCGGCACGTTACACGCCGCCTGA
- the acpA gene encoding acid phosphatase: MKKPPQDPASTTPANTDTTPENPQRRRLLGGLALAGSALALGGPAEAHAESAKRAPARALSPTELDRQLRQKIEHVVVIYAENRSFNNLFPEFPGLQQPLSKVTPAQARQVDRDGSVLDILPPIWGGLAPDEQVVAHRRYKIGEDAIGPLPNAPFALRTPDGQLLPHGIVTRDLVHRFYENQMQINGGRNDGFAAWSDAGGLVMGHYADAPATLRLWSLARDYTLCDNFFMGAFGGSFLNHQYLIAAQAPYYPKADTSPGRTQISVLASDRPDEIRLAVQDDSPGTALNGRPRFVRNGALTPDFWAINTLSPPFQPSTSQDPTRPDYADPNSPNTLPPQTHRHIGDALDAKGVDWAWYAGGWALAVQGKGDTGDTSEFPGSPNFQIHHQPFNYFANLAPGTPARARRLRDGGLGDTAPENRFLADVQAGTLPPVTFYKPQGNLNMHAGYSDVAAGDRHIAMVVEALRNSPLWDKTVVFITFDENGGWWDHVAPPKADRWGPGSRIPALVVSPHARRGHVDHSVYDTGSILRFITRRFGLEPLPGLVERERAMHAASGVVPGDLTAALDLG, translated from the coding sequence GTGAAGAAGCCGCCCCAGGATCCCGCGTCCACCACGCCTGCCAACACCGACACCACCCCCGAAAACCCGCAACGCCGGCGCCTGCTCGGCGGCCTGGCGCTGGCCGGCAGCGCCCTGGCGCTCGGCGGCCCCGCCGAGGCCCACGCCGAGAGCGCCAAACGCGCACCGGCGCGTGCGCTGTCGCCGACGGAACTGGATCGGCAACTGCGGCAGAAGATCGAGCACGTGGTGGTGATCTACGCCGAGAACCGCAGCTTCAACAATCTGTTCCCCGAGTTCCCCGGGCTGCAGCAGCCGCTGTCCAAGGTGACGCCGGCGCAGGCGCGGCAGGTGGACCGCGACGGCAGCGTGCTCGACATCCTGCCGCCGATCTGGGGCGGACTGGCGCCGGACGAACAGGTGGTGGCGCATCGCCGCTACAAGATCGGCGAGGACGCGATCGGGCCGCTGCCCAATGCGCCGTTCGCGCTGCGCACGCCCGATGGCCAGCTGCTGCCGCACGGCATCGTGACCCGCGACCTGGTGCACCGCTTCTACGAGAACCAGATGCAGATCAACGGCGGCCGCAACGACGGCTTCGCCGCGTGGAGCGACGCCGGCGGCCTGGTGATGGGCCACTACGCCGATGCGCCGGCCACGCTGCGGCTGTGGAGCCTGGCGCGCGACTACACGCTGTGCGACAACTTTTTCATGGGCGCGTTCGGCGGCTCGTTCCTCAACCATCAGTACCTGATCGCCGCGCAGGCGCCGTACTACCCCAAGGCCGACACCAGCCCGGGGCGGACGCAGATCAGCGTGCTGGCCAGCGACCGGCCCGACGAGATCCGCCTGGCGGTGCAGGACGATTCGCCGGGCACCGCGCTCAACGGCCGGCCGCGCTTCGTGCGCAACGGCGCGCTGACCCCGGATTTCTGGGCGATCAATACCCTGAGCCCGCCGTTCCAGCCCAGCACCAGCCAGGACCCGACGCGCCCGGACTACGCCGACCCCAACAGCCCCAACACGCTGCCGCCGCAGACCCACCGCCACATCGGCGACGCGCTCGACGCCAAGGGCGTGGACTGGGCCTGGTACGCCGGCGGCTGGGCGCTGGCGGTGCAGGGCAAGGGCGACACCGGCGACACCAGCGAGTTCCCGGGCAGTCCCAACTTCCAGATCCACCACCAGCCGTTCAACTACTTCGCCAACCTCGCCCCGGGCACGCCGGCGCGGGCGCGACGGCTGCGCGACGGCGGCCTGGGCGACACCGCCCCGGAGAACCGCTTCCTCGCCGACGTGCAGGCCGGCACGTTGCCGCCGGTGACGTTCTACAAGCCGCAGGGCAACCTCAACATGCACGCCGGCTATTCCGACGTGGCCGCCGGCGATCGCCACATCGCGATGGTGGTGGAGGCGCTGCGCAACAGCCCGCTGTGGGACAAGACCGTCGTGTTCATCACCTTCGACGAGAACGGCGGCTGGTGGGACCACGTGGCGCCGCCCAAGGCCGACCGCTGGGGCCCGGGCTCGCGCATCCCGGCGCTGGTGGTGTCGCCGCACGCCAGGCGCGGCCACGTCGACCACAGCGTCTACGACACCGGCTCGATCCTGCGCTTCATCACCCGCCGCTTCGGCCTGGAGCCGTTGCCGGGCCTGGTCGAGCGCGAACGTGCGATGCACGCGGCCAGCGGCGTGGTGCCGGGCGACCTCACCGCCGCGCTGGACCTGGGCTAG
- a CDS encoding AI-2E family transporter: MALGALALLAWQLSELLLIVFGAVVVGVLLHGLATLLRKWLPLPEWAALALVILVLVLALSAIVLLFGAEVAAQIDTFRATLPAAWNKFHAWLQSGPLGPQIERIPDQLRDGASTLATHAGAIVLSAGGGVTDAVLMMVGGLYLAAQPRLYRQGLLHLLPRDRRGVADEALTASGQALRAWLTGQLLAMAVIGTLTGIGLWLLGVPVALGIGLLTALLDFIPIVGPIVAAVPAILLGFTVSPQVALGALLLFVVLQQLEGHVLQPLIQARAVDLPPALLLFSLFGIGVLFGPMGVVLAAPLTVVLYVLVKRLYVQHALGDAEGADGAGKPTA, from the coding sequence ATGGCGCTGGGCGCGCTGGCGCTGCTGGCCTGGCAGTTGTCGGAGCTGCTGCTGATCGTGTTCGGTGCGGTGGTGGTGGGCGTGCTGCTGCACGGGCTGGCCACGCTGTTGCGCAAATGGTTGCCGCTACCGGAGTGGGCGGCGCTGGCGCTGGTGATCCTGGTGCTGGTCCTGGCGCTGTCGGCGATCGTGCTGCTGTTCGGTGCCGAGGTCGCCGCGCAGATCGACACCTTCCGCGCCACCTTGCCGGCGGCCTGGAACAAGTTCCACGCCTGGCTGCAGTCCGGTCCGCTGGGGCCGCAGATCGAGCGCATCCCCGACCAGTTGCGCGACGGCGCCTCGACCCTGGCCACGCACGCCGGCGCCATCGTGCTGTCGGCCGGCGGCGGCGTCACCGACGCGGTGCTGATGATGGTGGGCGGGCTGTACCTGGCCGCGCAGCCGCGGCTGTATCGCCAGGGCCTGCTGCACCTGCTGCCGCGCGACCGCCGCGGCGTCGCCGACGAAGCGCTGACCGCCAGCGGCCAGGCGCTGCGCGCGTGGCTGACCGGCCAGTTGCTGGCGATGGCGGTGATCGGCACCCTGACCGGCATCGGCCTGTGGCTGCTGGGCGTGCCGGTGGCGCTGGGCATCGGCCTGTTGACCGCGCTGCTGGACTTCATCCCGATCGTTGGCCCGATCGTGGCCGCGGTCCCGGCGATCCTGCTGGGCTTCACGGTCAGCCCGCAGGTGGCGCTGGGCGCGCTGCTGCTGTTCGTGGTGCTGCAGCAACTCGAAGGCCACGTGCTGCAGCCGCTGATCCAGGCGCGTGCGGTGGACCTGCCGCCGGCGCTGCTGCTGTTCTCGCTGTTCGGTATCGGCGTGCTGTTCGGGCCGATGGGCGTGGTGCTGGCGGCGCCGCTCACCGTGGTGCTCTACGTGCTGGTCAAGCGCCTGTACGTACAACACGCGCTGGGCGACGCCGAAGGCGCGGACGGCGCCGGAAAGCCCACCGCCTGA
- a CDS encoding VOC family protein, whose translation MKRVTGIGGIFFKAQDPAALQAWYQRHLGIDVQAWGGTAFAWNDGSGAPVTGSTVWSIGAAAQEPHFSPGTAPFMINYRVHDLHALVAALREEGCHVLDRIDESEYGAFAWVIDPEGNKVELWQPPAGQ comes from the coding sequence ATGAAGCGCGTCACCGGGATTGGCGGCATCTTCTTCAAGGCACAGGATCCGGCCGCGCTGCAGGCCTGGTACCAGCGGCATCTCGGCATCGACGTGCAGGCCTGGGGCGGCACCGCCTTCGCCTGGAACGACGGCAGCGGCGCGCCGGTCACCGGCTCCACCGTCTGGTCGATCGGCGCGGCGGCGCAGGAGCCGCACTTCTCGCCCGGCACGGCACCCTTCATGATCAATTACCGGGTGCACGATCTGCACGCGCTGGTCGCGGCACTGCGCGAGGAAGGCTGCCACGTGCTGGACCGCATCGACGAGTCCGAATACGGCGCCTTCGCCTGGGTCATCGACCCGGAAGGCAACAAGGTGGAGCTCTGGCAGCCGCCCGCCGGGCAGTAG
- a CDS encoding DUF2695 domain-containing protein: MFDYLNDALADGCDHSLRLTTQFLASQDVAPESVIPWLGAHGGFCDCEVLFNVEERWGKP, translated from the coding sequence TTGTTCGATTACTTGAACGACGCGCTCGCCGATGGCTGCGATCACTCCTTGCGACTCACCACGCAGTTCCTCGCGTCCCAGGATGTCGCTCCGGAGTCGGTCATCCCCTGGCTCGGTGCGCACGGAGGCTTCTGCGATTGCGAGGTACTGTTCAATGTCGAGGAGCGCTGGGGCAAGCCGTGA
- a CDS encoding DUF1161 domain-containing protein: MKQAIALLLLAFASSSAFAAGRSCEELKAELTAKLDAHGVKDYTLNIVDNGDVKDRKVIGSCAAGSKKIVYSKNKPST, from the coding sequence ATGAAACAAGCCATCGCGCTTCTCCTGCTTGCCTTCGCCTCCTCGTCCGCTTTCGCGGCGGGTAGATCTTGCGAGGAGTTGAAGGCCGAGCTCACCGCGAAACTCGATGCCCACGGCGTCAAGGACTACACGCTGAACATCGTCGACAACGGCGACGTCAAGGATCGGAAGGTCATCGGCAGTTGTGCGGCGGGAAGCAAGAAGATCGTGTACAGCAAGAACAAGCCGTCGACGTAA
- a CDS encoding transglycosylase domain-containing protein, whose protein sequence is MVKIIRFVGKGTALLLLATLVALVAYDALAVRPHLARIRDLLAHANPEDATPPEAIRRLIDANVGSPSPHAARLVTSLVYTDLAQGQSHVRNALWSMLLPMHFDESHIYGLYCSLAYNGTDHGLSSFANREFGKPLSQLSPLQAATTVAVTHAPTIYLKDRDKLGRRARTLLARSRPPH, encoded by the coding sequence ATGGTCAAGATCATCAGATTCGTTGGAAAAGGAACGGCGCTGCTCCTCCTGGCAACGCTTGTCGCATTGGTCGCTTACGATGCGCTCGCTGTCCGCCCACATCTGGCCCGAATCCGCGATCTGCTCGCCCACGCCAATCCAGAAGACGCCACTCCTCCCGAAGCGATTCGCAGGCTGATCGATGCGAATGTGGGATCGCCCTCCCCGCATGCGGCTCGCCTGGTGACGTCCCTCGTCTACACGGATTTGGCGCAAGGTCAGTCGCACGTGCGCAACGCGCTTTGGAGCATGCTGCTACCGATGCACTTCGACGAGTCGCACATCTACGGCCTCTACTGCAGTCTTGCCTACAACGGCACAGATCATGGATTGAGCAGCTTTGCCAATCGGGAATTCGGCAAACCGCTTAGCCAGCTTTCACCACTGCAGGCAGCGACCACCGTTGCGGTCACCCATGCTCCTACAATCTACTTGAAAGATCGCGACAAGCTGGGCAGGCGCGCTCGGACGCTATTGGCAAGGTCCCGGCCTCCGCATTAG
- a CDS encoding DUF7010 family protein: protein MEMTIGDAQWDMRRGYLSGSTGIVASATAWAVATAFAAFVTPERAIWSLLIGGMLIYPVSVLLCKLLGASGAHGEGNPLGQLAGASTFWLIFSLPLAYGLGLRQPTWFFLGMLLVIGGRYLVFASVYGMRLYWALGLALAASAIVLALCRAPAVFVVAAGALIELAFGTTAFTQHRKWMRANNSFKPTPLRTAA from the coding sequence ATGGAGATGACGATTGGAGACGCGCAGTGGGACATGCGTCGCGGCTACTTGAGCGGAAGTACCGGGATCGTGGCATCGGCGACGGCGTGGGCAGTCGCCACTGCGTTTGCGGCATTCGTCACACCAGAGCGTGCTATCTGGTCGCTGCTTATTGGCGGCATGCTGATCTATCCGGTCAGCGTGCTGCTGTGCAAGCTTCTTGGAGCCTCTGGCGCACACGGTGAAGGCAATCCGCTCGGTCAACTTGCGGGAGCGAGCACGTTCTGGCTCATCTTCAGCTTGCCGCTCGCGTACGGGCTGGGCCTCCGTCAGCCGACTTGGTTCTTCCTGGGCATGCTGCTCGTCATCGGGGGCCGCTATCTGGTGTTTGCATCTGTGTATGGCATGCGACTCTACTGGGCGTTGGGTCTGGCGCTAGCCGCGAGCGCAATTGTCTTGGCGTTATGTCGCGCGCCCGCCGTCTTCGTGGTTGCCGCTGGCGCGCTCATCGAGTTAGCGTTTGGCACCACAGCTTTCACGCAGCATCGAAAGTGGATGCGCGCCAACAATTCGTTCAAGCCGACGCCGCTTCGCACCGCGGCTTGA
- the ilvD gene encoding dihydroxy-acid dehydratase produces MPDYRSKTSTHGRNMAGARALWRATGMQDADFHKPIIAIANSFTQFVPGHVHLKDLGQLVAREIERVGGVAKEFDTIAVDDGIAMGHDGMLYSLPSREIIADSVEYMVNAHCADALVCISNCDKITPGMLMAALRLNIPTVFVSGGPMEAGKTKLADHNLDLIDAMVIAADPTASDEKVAAFERSACPTCGSCSGMFTANSMNCLTEALGLALPGNGTVVATHADREQLFLKAGRTAVELCHRWYGAEDPRALPRGIATFQAFENAMTLDIAMGGSTNTILHLLAAAQEAEVPFTLRDIDRLSKRVPQLCKVAPNTQKYHIEDVHRAGGIVAILGELARGGLLHTDQATVHSRTLADAIAQWDITQSDDPAVQTFYQAGPAGIPTQVAFSQATRWPSLDADRASGCIRDVAHAYSQEGGLAVLYGNIAEDGCVVKTAGVDESIHVFEGNAKVFESQDAAVKGILADDVKAGDVVVIRYEGPKGGPGMQEMLYPTSYLKSKGLGKQCALLTDGRFSGGTSGLSIGHASPEAAAGGAIGLVRDGDRIRIDIPQRRIDLLVSDAELATRRADQDARGWKPAEPRPRKVSTALKAYALLATSADKGAVRDKAMLEG; encoded by the coding sequence ATGCCCGACTATCGCTCCAAGACCTCGACCCACGGCCGCAACATGGCCGGCGCCCGCGCACTGTGGCGCGCCACCGGCATGCAGGACGCCGACTTCCACAAGCCGATCATCGCCATCGCCAACTCCTTCACCCAGTTCGTGCCCGGCCACGTGCACCTGAAGGATCTCGGGCAACTGGTCGCGCGCGAGATCGAGCGCGTCGGCGGCGTGGCCAAGGAGTTCGACACCATCGCCGTGGACGACGGCATCGCCATGGGCCACGACGGCATGCTGTACTCGCTGCCCAGCCGCGAGATCATCGCCGACTCGGTCGAGTACATGGTCAACGCGCACTGCGCCGATGCGCTGGTGTGCATCTCCAACTGCGACAAGATCACCCCCGGCATGCTGATGGCCGCGCTGCGCCTCAACATCCCCACCGTGTTCGTCTCCGGCGGGCCGATGGAAGCCGGCAAGACCAAGCTCGCCGACCACAACCTGGACCTGATCGACGCGATGGTGATCGCCGCCGATCCCACCGCCTCCGACGAGAAGGTCGCCGCGTTCGAGCGCAGCGCCTGCCCCACCTGCGGCTCCTGCTCGGGCATGTTCACCGCCAACTCGATGAACTGCCTGACCGAAGCGCTGGGCCTGGCCCTGCCCGGCAACGGCACCGTGGTCGCCACCCACGCCGACCGCGAGCAACTGTTCCTCAAGGCCGGCCGCACCGCGGTGGAACTGTGCCACCGCTGGTACGGCGCCGAAGACCCGCGCGCGCTGCCGCGCGGCATCGCCACCTTCCAGGCGTTCGAGAACGCGATGACCCTGGACATCGCGATGGGCGGCTCCACCAACACCATCCTGCACCTGCTCGCCGCCGCGCAGGAAGCCGAGGTGCCGTTCACCCTGCGCGACATCGACCGCCTGTCCAAGCGCGTGCCGCAGCTGTGCAAGGTGGCGCCGAACACGCAGAAGTACCACATCGAGGACGTGCACCGCGCCGGCGGCATCGTCGCCATCCTCGGCGAACTGGCGCGCGGCGGCCTGCTGCACACCGACCAGGCCACCGTGCACAGCCGCACCCTGGCCGACGCCATCGCGCAGTGGGACATCACCCAGAGCGACGACCCCGCGGTGCAGACCTTCTACCAGGCCGGGCCGGCCGGCATCCCCACCCAGGTCGCCTTCAGCCAGGCCACGCGTTGGCCCAGCCTGGACGCCGACCGCGCCAGCGGCTGCATCCGCGACGTCGCCCACGCCTACTCGCAGGAAGGCGGCCTGGCGGTGCTGTACGGCAACATCGCCGAGGACGGCTGCGTGGTGAAGACCGCCGGCGTGGACGAATCCATCCATGTGTTCGAGGGCAACGCCAAGGTGTTCGAAAGCCAGGACGCCGCGGTCAAGGGCATCCTCGCCGATGACGTGAAGGCTGGCGACGTCGTGGTGATCCGCTACGAAGGCCCCAAGGGCGGCCCCGGCATGCAGGAGATGCTGTACCCGACCTCGTACCTGAAGTCCAAGGGCCTGGGCAAGCAATGCGCCCTGCTCACCGACGGCCGCTTCTCCGGCGGCACCTCCGGCCTGTCGATCGGCCACGCCTCGCCGGAAGCGGCGGCGGGCGGCGCTATCGGCCTGGTCCGCGACGGCGACCGCATCCGCATCGATATTCCCCAGCGCCGCATCGACCTGCTGGTCTCCGACGCGGAACTGGCCACGCGCCGCGCCGACCAGGACGCGCGCGGCTGGAAGCCGGCGGAACCGCGCCCGCGCAAGGTCAGTACGGCGCTGAAGGCGTACGCGCTGCTGGCGACTAGTGCGGACAAGGGGGCGGTGCGGGACAAGGCGATGTTGGAGGGGTGA
- a CDS encoding glycoside hydrolase family 5 protein, producing the protein MSTPADPGRRSVLRAGVGIAAGAALWGLGGQARAAGTLPFAGLNLSGLASNNFVDNAVIDRNYRDISDQHIVAAGACPLFRLPTTAARFSTGQGMPLNATYCDQVEKVLNRLAQRGKVAILELHDYMRLPIKVASKSGYRRDRAGQLIGPDGRAVADPADQSVWNGTYRKGNFLYLAYFDPADNLLKLYEYRVIGTPGCTLYNAAGLPDLWSRIVQRFRSHPAIFGWGLMNEPYQGPERNADGSTLVMADHWLRTATATAARIFDFDRSHYVFVCGNQYASARLWDQVSNNLDTIPDPYDRIVYEAHNYLDNEGRGGGAWANPNETVAPDTGIEMVKPFIDWLGHRGKRGFLGEHGYPAGNASAELATKRMLAHLQANNIPSTQWCFGPGWPDNDVLGMSRDVGMDIQVKSNIAAVQPYFDARLSSYVPPPPKS; encoded by the coding sequence GTGTCCACCCCAGCCGATCCGGGCCGCCGCAGCGTGCTGCGCGCCGGTGTCGGCATCGCCGCCGGCGCAGCGCTGTGGGGCCTTGGCGGCCAGGCCCGCGCCGCCGGCACGCTGCCGTTCGCCGGCCTCAATCTGTCCGGATTGGCGTCCAACAACTTCGTCGACAACGCCGTCATCGACCGGAACTACCGCGACATCAGCGACCAGCATATCGTCGCCGCCGGCGCCTGCCCGCTGTTCCGCCTGCCCACCACCGCCGCACGCTTCAGTACCGGCCAGGGGATGCCGCTCAACGCCACGTATTGCGACCAAGTCGAGAAAGTGCTGAACCGGCTCGCGCAGCGCGGCAAGGTGGCGATCCTGGAGTTGCACGACTACATGCGCTTGCCGATCAAGGTCGCGAGCAAGTCCGGTTACCGGCGCGATCGCGCCGGGCAGTTGATCGGGCCGGACGGCCGCGCGGTCGCCGATCCGGCCGACCAATCGGTGTGGAACGGCACCTACCGCAAAGGCAATTTCCTGTACCTGGCCTACTTCGATCCTGCCGACAATCTGCTCAAGCTCTACGAATATCGCGTGATCGGCACGCCGGGCTGCACGCTGTACAACGCCGCCGGCCTGCCGGATCTGTGGAGTCGCATCGTGCAGCGCTTCCGCTCGCATCCGGCGATCTTCGGCTGGGGCCTGATGAACGAGCCCTACCAGGGACCGGAGCGCAACGCCGACGGCAGCACGCTGGTGATGGCCGATCACTGGCTGCGGACCGCCACCGCCACCGCAGCGCGCATCTTCGATTTCGACCGATCGCATTACGTGTTCGTCTGCGGCAATCAGTACGCCAGTGCGCGCCTGTGGGACCAGGTGTCCAACAACCTGGACACGATCCCCGACCCGTACGACCGCATCGTCTACGAGGCGCACAACTACCTGGACAACGAGGGTCGCGGCGGCGGCGCCTGGGCCAATCCCAATGAAACCGTCGCGCCGGACACCGGCATCGAGATGGTCAAGCCATTCATCGACTGGCTGGGACACCGAGGCAAGCGCGGCTTTCTCGGCGAGCACGGCTACCCGGCGGGCAACGCCAGCGCGGAGTTGGCGACCAAGCGCATGCTCGCGCACCTGCAGGCCAACAACATCCCCAGTACGCAGTGGTGCTTCGGGCCCGGTTGGCCCGACAACGACGTGTTGGGCATGAGCCGCGACGTCGGCATGGACATCCAGGTCAAGTCCAATATCGCTGCGGTGCAGCCGTACTTCGACGCGCGCCTGTCCAGCTACGTGCCGCCGCCGCCGAAGAGCTGA
- a CDS encoding DUF1190 domain-containing protein produces MKRSKTTALLLMSAAPLLFTACGREPEAKAQEGLYTSVDACVAQTHDIATCREAFAQAQKQAAEQGPKYASREQCAQDYSQDRCVEQRDSHGHSFIGPMMTGFFLSQMLNNNRAAGFNAAPAYQDRQNQWQRPASYSGGAGAAAASGTMLRGNQTMTHIGATPNRAVTVSRGGFGESAGGRGFGS; encoded by the coding sequence ATGAAAAGGTCGAAGACGACCGCCTTGTTGCTGATGAGCGCCGCGCCGCTGCTGTTCACCGCCTGCGGGCGCGAGCCGGAAGCCAAGGCCCAGGAAGGCCTGTACACCTCGGTGGACGCCTGCGTGGCGCAGACCCACGACATCGCCACCTGCCGCGAGGCCTTCGCGCAGGCGCAGAAGCAGGCGGCCGAGCAGGGGCCCAAGTACGCCAGCCGCGAGCAGTGCGCGCAGGACTATTCACAGGATCGCTGCGTGGAGCAGCGCGACAGCCACGGCCATTCCTTCATCGGGCCGATGATGACCGGCTTCTTCCTGTCGCAGATGCTCAACAACAACCGCGCTGCCGGTTTCAATGCGGCCCCCGCCTACCAGGACCGGCAGAACCAGTGGCAGCGGCCGGCGTCCTATTCCGGCGGTGCCGGTGCGGCGGCCGCCAGCGGCACGATGCTACGCGGCAACCAGACCATGACCCACATCGGCGCCACGCCGAATCGTGCGGTCACCGTCAGCCGCGGCGGTTTCGGCGAATCCGCCGGTGGGCGCGGCTTCGGCAGCTGA